Proteins encoded within one genomic window of Longimicrobium sp.:
- a CDS encoding zinc-dependent alcohol dehydrogenase translates to MRAMVYRGPYRIRVEEKDIPPIEHPNDAIVRVTKAAICGSDLHIYHGMMPDTRVGQTFGHEFIGVVEEVGPSVQNLQRGDRVMVPFNIFCGTCYFCARQLYANCHNVNPNATAVGGIYGYSHTTGGYDGGQAEFVRVPFADVGPTVIPEWMDEEDAVLLTDACPTGYFGAQLGDIQAGDVVAVFGAGPVGLFAAKSAWLMGAGRVIVIDHLEYRLEKARSFAHAETVNFAEYDDIVMHMKKITDWLGADVCIDAVGAEADGSFMQVLTATKLKLQGGSPVALNWCIDSVRKGGTVAVVGAYGPLFSAVKFGDAMNKGLTIRANQCSVKRHWPRLFEHVKNGILKPSEIITHRIPLEHIAEGYHMFSSKLDNCIKPIVVPN, encoded by the coding sequence ATGCGAGCGATGGTGTACCGCGGGCCGTACCGGATCCGGGTGGAGGAGAAGGACATCCCGCCGATCGAGCACCCCAACGACGCGATCGTGCGGGTGACCAAGGCGGCCATCTGCGGCTCGGACCTGCACATCTACCACGGGATGATGCCCGACACCCGCGTGGGGCAGACGTTCGGGCACGAGTTCATCGGCGTGGTGGAGGAGGTGGGCCCCTCCGTGCAGAACCTCCAGCGCGGCGACCGGGTGATGGTGCCGTTCAACATCTTCTGCGGCACGTGCTACTTCTGCGCCCGGCAGCTGTACGCCAACTGCCACAACGTGAACCCCAACGCCACGGCCGTGGGCGGCATCTACGGCTACTCGCACACCACCGGGGGATACGACGGCGGCCAGGCGGAGTTCGTGCGCGTCCCCTTCGCCGACGTGGGCCCCACCGTCATCCCCGAGTGGATGGACGAAGAGGACGCCGTGCTCCTCACCGACGCCTGCCCCACCGGCTACTTCGGCGCGCAGCTGGGCGACATCCAGGCGGGCGACGTGGTGGCGGTCTTCGGCGCCGGGCCCGTGGGGCTCTTCGCCGCCAAGTCCGCCTGGCTGATGGGGGCGGGGCGGGTGATCGTCATCGACCACCTGGAGTACCGGCTGGAGAAGGCGAGATCGTTCGCCCACGCGGAGACGGTCAACTTCGCGGAGTACGACGACATCGTGATGCACATGAAGAAGATCACCGACTGGCTGGGCGCCGACGTCTGCATCGACGCGGTGGGCGCCGAGGCCGACGGGAGCTTCATGCAGGTGCTGACGGCCACCAAGCTCAAGCTGCAGGGCGGCAGTCCCGTGGCGCTCAACTGGTGCATCGACTCGGTGCGCAAGGGCGGCACGGTGGCCGTGGTGGGCGCCTACGGCCCGCTGTTCAGCGCGGTCAAGTTCGGCGACGCCATGAACAAGGGGCTCACCATCCGCGCCAACCAGTGCAGCGTCAAGCGCCACTGGCCGCGGCTGTTCGAGCACGTGAAGAACGGCATCCTGAAGCCCAGCGAGATCATCACCCACCGCATCCCGCTGGAGCACATCGCCGAGGGGTACCACATGTTCAGCAGCAAGCTGGACAACTGCATCAAGCCCATCGTGGTCCCGAACTGA